The Methylacidimicrobium sp. B4 genome contains a region encoding:
- a CDS encoding DUF4931 domain-containing protein yields MPQLRREPLFPKRWVVFAPERKQRPIDYPPPPEPLSSICPFMAGNEDLTPHEVFAIRPEGGPPDSPGWRVRVVPNRFPALRIEGELLPEGVGLYDQINGIGAHEVIIETPDPDQELEDQPLGAVTDVLRAYRARIIDLVQDVRFRYIFVFKNVGMLAGASLRHPHSQLIALPVVPRAIEEQLETARSHFELKERSLFSDVLQAELKSGDRLVYENSAFASFCPWASRFPFETWILPKFPAAYFHTLDDYHLGLLAEALRHVLRRIRKGLRNPAYNMILQTAPFHLPRVRESIPPEMEFRWHIEILPRLAQAAGFEYGTGFYINTTFPEEAAAFLRRVRAEM; encoded by the coding sequence ATGCCGCAATTGCGCCGGGAACCGCTTTTCCCCAAACGGTGGGTCGTTTTTGCTCCGGAGCGCAAGCAGCGCCCGATCGATTACCCTCCTCCGCCCGAGCCGCTCAGCTCGATCTGCCCGTTCATGGCGGGCAACGAAGACCTCACCCCCCACGAAGTCTTCGCGATCCGCCCGGAGGGCGGACCTCCGGACTCCCCGGGCTGGAGGGTCCGGGTGGTTCCCAATCGCTTTCCAGCACTTCGCATCGAGGGAGAACTTCTGCCAGAAGGGGTCGGTCTCTACGACCAGATCAATGGGATCGGCGCCCATGAAGTGATCATCGAGACCCCCGATCCGGACCAGGAGCTCGAAGACCAGCCCTTGGGAGCGGTAACCGACGTGCTCCGGGCCTACCGGGCGCGGATCATCGACCTGGTCCAGGATGTCCGCTTTCGCTATATTTTCGTCTTCAAGAACGTCGGCATGCTCGCAGGGGCCTCCCTGCGGCATCCCCATTCCCAGCTCATCGCTCTCCCGGTGGTTCCACGCGCCATCGAAGAGCAGCTGGAGACCGCTCGCTCGCACTTCGAGCTCAAGGAGCGCAGCCTCTTTAGCGACGTCCTGCAAGCCGAGCTCAAGTCGGGCGATCGGTTGGTCTACGAGAATTCAGCCTTCGCCTCGTTCTGCCCTTGGGCCAGCCGGTTTCCTTTCGAAACTTGGATCCTGCCGAAGTTTCCCGCCGCCTACTTCCACACGCTCGATGATTATCATCTCGGCCTGCTCGCCGAAGCGCTCCGCCACGTGCTTCGCCGGATCCGGAAAGGCTTGCGGAACCCGGCCTACAACATGATCCTGCAGACCGCTCCCTTTCACCTCCCTCGCGTCCGCGAATCGATTCCCCCGGAAATGGAGTTTCGCTGGCATATCGAAATCCTTCCCCGCCTGGCGCAGGCCGCCGGATTCGAGTACGGCACCGGATTCTACATCAACACCACCTTCCCGGAGGAAGCCGCAGCCTTCCTCCGGCGAGTCCGCGCGGAAATGTAG
- the recJ gene encoding single-stranded-DNA-specific exonuclease RecJ, giving the protein MDEAATSEEAETIWEIGTLPAEAEALARDLGVSPLLGGLLAERGYRDPAEASRFLRPRLSELEDPFELTGLRQASERLREAIARRQWTLVYGDYDVDGVSSTALLVRALRLLGVPVTAFIPERASEGYGLTRKGLERAFRLVRRERERRGQGGKGTPDLVVAVDCGTTSIEELAWLAEEGVEALVVDHHQPAGRWPRACAIVNPHQDGRGSHLASAGLAFKLLHGLLKLEPGYRERLVLREELDLVALGTIGDVVPLTGDNRILVSCGLEQLGRRRLPGLRALASVSNVGEKPTVDDVAFRLAPRLNASGRLDDAMESLRLLLTDSASEAEEGALSLHRKNLQRRLVERQMLEEALGVLQKEPSALTSGAIVVGKRGWHPGVAGVVASRLLKRFHRLVAVVAFDESGEGKGSARGIPGMSIVEGLRASAAYLEKFGGHDLAAGFSVREENLPTFRANLVGWAKREGSPELFRKRLKITRELPLSAAGLPLYDELERLAPFGAGNARPLFAFPMLSVDRPPVQARGCTRIFLRSGDARCEAFAFDLAESRVISGRFQIAGHLDWDAFGKRVRVRIVDWRAEPDGGARSGTIE; this is encoded by the coding sequence ATGGACGAAGCGGCAACGAGCGAGGAAGCCGAGACGATTTGGGAGATCGGCACGTTGCCGGCAGAAGCGGAAGCCCTCGCTCGCGACCTCGGCGTCTCTCCCTTGCTTGGGGGGCTCCTTGCCGAGCGCGGCTATCGTGATCCGGCAGAGGCTTCCCGCTTTCTCCGACCCCGGCTCTCGGAGCTCGAAGACCCCTTTGAGCTGACCGGCTTGCGGCAAGCGTCCGAACGGCTCAGGGAGGCCATCGCCCGGAGGCAATGGACGCTGGTGTACGGCGACTACGATGTCGACGGAGTGAGCTCGACAGCCCTTCTGGTGCGGGCGCTGCGCCTTCTGGGAGTTCCCGTAACGGCCTTCATCCCGGAGCGGGCTTCGGAGGGCTACGGGCTCACCCGGAAAGGACTGGAGCGGGCCTTCCGTCTTGTCCGCCGGGAGAGAGAGCGGCGCGGGCAAGGCGGGAAGGGTACACCCGACTTGGTTGTCGCCGTCGACTGCGGCACGACTTCGATCGAAGAACTGGCCTGGCTCGCGGAAGAGGGAGTCGAAGCGCTCGTCGTCGACCACCACCAACCGGCTGGCCGCTGGCCCCGGGCCTGCGCGATCGTGAACCCGCACCAGGATGGTCGAGGCAGCCACTTGGCGAGCGCCGGGCTCGCCTTCAAGCTGCTCCATGGGCTTCTCAAGCTGGAGCCGGGTTACCGCGAGCGGCTGGTGCTGCGCGAGGAGCTCGATCTGGTCGCCCTGGGGACCATCGGGGACGTGGTGCCTCTGACCGGGGACAATCGGATTCTGGTCTCGTGCGGGCTGGAGCAGCTCGGGCGCCGCCGCTTGCCCGGCTTGCGCGCGCTGGCGAGCGTATCGAACGTGGGCGAGAAGCCGACGGTCGACGATGTCGCCTTCCGCTTGGCTCCGCGTCTCAATGCGAGCGGGAGGCTCGATGACGCCATGGAATCGCTCCGCCTTCTGCTGACCGATTCGGCCTCGGAAGCGGAGGAGGGAGCGCTCTCGCTGCACCGAAAGAACCTCCAGCGTCGGCTAGTTGAGCGCCAGATGCTCGAGGAAGCGCTCGGAGTCCTGCAAAAGGAGCCTTCGGCCTTGACGAGCGGGGCGATCGTGGTGGGAAAGAGGGGGTGGCATCCGGGGGTAGCGGGAGTGGTCGCCTCACGTCTTCTCAAGCGGTTCCATCGACTGGTGGCGGTCGTCGCCTTCGACGAATCGGGGGAAGGGAAGGGGAGCGCACGCGGGATTCCGGGGATGTCGATCGTCGAGGGGTTGCGGGCGAGTGCCGCCTATTTGGAGAAATTCGGTGGGCACGACCTTGCCGCGGGCTTCTCCGTCCGGGAGGAGAACCTCCCCACCTTTCGCGCGAACCTCGTTGGATGGGCGAAGCGAGAGGGCTCACCTGAGCTCTTTCGCAAGCGGCTGAAGATCACACGCGAGCTGCCGCTCTCCGCTGCGGGCCTCCCGCTGTATGACGAGTTGGAGCGGCTGGCTCCCTTCGGGGCGGGAAATGCCCGGCCGCTTTTCGCCTTTCCCATGCTCTCCGTCGACCGGCCGCCGGTCCAGGCGCGAGGTTGCACGCGGATCTTTCTCCGATCGGGCGATGCCCGGTGCGAGGCGTTTGCGTTCGACCTTGCGGAGAGCCGCGTCATTTCCGGGAGATTTCAGATTGCCGGGCACCTCGATTGGGACGCTTTCGGCAAACGGGTGCGGGTGCGGATCGTCGATTGGCGAGCCGAACCCGATGGCGGCGCGCGCAGCGGAACGATTGAATGA
- the secD gene encoding protein translocase subunit SecD: MLLWSFVTALFFLIALIWYFTSTEERVRRWVGLLSIVMLLANAGISLFPLDKSIRLGLDLKGGTAFLLELEGQPSPGALQQATAVIRKRVDKFGLSEPIIQPVGRNRISVQIPGLAEAEKNSARQQLSKVAKLEFKLVHPQSGQLLAEVQTGQGRIPPDYEVLSFAPEEAKASGLRQILVKRRAEMGGKYVRRAFRGFDEVGRPTVVIEFSDEGSRRFGAITSGNIGKQLAIVLDGEVKSAPVIQSAIFRSAVISGGNMSPKEAEDLASVLENPLEMPVKLLEERGIDPSLGRDSILSGARAAWVALALVVLFMVAYYRAAGLVAVLALAVNLFLLFGFLAQFHFTLTLPGLAGVILTIGMAVDANVLVYERMRDELDAGKPLRQAVTVGFERAFSAIFDSNVTVILVAVILMWLGSGPLQGFAVTLVLGIVANLFAALVVTRNAFEWLLASGWLQRLSMMRILTRPSFPFLAWRRTASWLALALLAAGMATFFLRSDKLLGVDFVGGDSLTVSYQQAASIQEVRAALAEAGIHPSMVQYAREYRQLSLQTRYGEGERALQILQNKLPTARFANARLDSVGPVVGEELKGRALLALSLGLVAILLYVTIRYEWSFAAAAALGQLHDVFLAVGFMAILGQEFTMPLVGAFLTILGYSINEKIVISDRVREAARLRQAGTFAEHVNSGVNLTLARTLITGGTVLLATLSMLMLGGPVISPFALAILIGVLGGMFSSHFLTPGLMYWLHELRGKGPHPLGRPAAQSA, encoded by the coding sequence ATGCTGCTCTGGTCCTTCGTCACGGCGCTCTTCTTCCTCATCGCCCTGATCTGGTATTTCACCTCGACCGAGGAACGAGTGCGCCGATGGGTGGGCCTCCTCTCCATTGTCATGCTCCTGGCCAACGCCGGGATCTCCCTCTTTCCGCTCGACAAGTCGATTCGGCTCGGTCTCGACCTCAAAGGAGGCACGGCGTTTCTTCTGGAGCTGGAGGGCCAGCCCTCCCCGGGGGCGTTGCAGCAAGCCACGGCGGTGATCCGGAAGCGGGTGGACAAGTTTGGCCTGTCGGAGCCGATCATCCAGCCGGTGGGTCGCAACCGGATCAGCGTTCAGATCCCCGGGCTGGCCGAGGCCGAAAAGAACTCGGCACGCCAGCAGCTTTCGAAAGTGGCCAAGCTCGAGTTCAAGTTGGTGCATCCGCAGTCTGGCCAGCTTCTCGCGGAGGTTCAGACAGGACAGGGACGGATTCCTCCCGATTACGAGGTGCTTTCCTTTGCCCCGGAGGAGGCGAAGGCCTCCGGGCTGCGCCAGATCTTGGTCAAGCGGCGTGCGGAGATGGGAGGGAAGTATGTGCGGCGGGCATTTCGAGGCTTCGATGAGGTCGGCCGACCCACCGTGGTGATCGAGTTCAGCGACGAGGGATCGCGCCGCTTCGGGGCGATAACGAGCGGCAACATCGGGAAACAGCTGGCGATCGTATTGGATGGAGAGGTCAAGAGTGCACCCGTAATTCAGTCGGCGATCTTTCGGAGCGCGGTCATCTCCGGGGGCAACATGAGTCCCAAGGAGGCGGAGGATCTGGCGAGCGTCCTGGAGAACCCGCTCGAAATGCCGGTCAAGCTGCTGGAGGAGCGGGGGATCGATCCGTCGCTGGGCCGCGACTCGATCTTGAGCGGTGCCAGAGCCGCATGGGTGGCCTTGGCGCTCGTCGTTCTCTTCATGGTAGCCTATTACCGGGCGGCTGGCCTGGTAGCCGTGCTCGCGCTCGCGGTGAACCTCTTCTTGCTCTTTGGCTTCCTGGCGCAGTTTCACTTTACCTTGACCCTTCCCGGGCTGGCCGGAGTCATTTTGACGATCGGGATGGCCGTGGACGCCAACGTCCTGGTGTACGAGCGAATGCGGGACGAGCTCGACGCGGGAAAGCCGCTCCGGCAGGCGGTGACCGTCGGATTCGAGCGCGCATTCAGCGCCATCTTCGACTCGAACGTCACGGTCATCCTGGTTGCCGTGATCCTGATGTGGCTCGGGAGCGGACCGCTCCAAGGCTTTGCCGTCACGCTCGTGCTCGGGATCGTGGCCAACCTCTTTGCCGCCCTCGTGGTGACTCGGAATGCCTTCGAGTGGCTCCTGGCGAGTGGCTGGTTGCAGCGCCTTTCGATGATGCGTATTTTGACGCGCCCGAGCTTCCCCTTTCTGGCTTGGCGGCGGACGGCGTCCTGGCTCGCTCTGGCTCTCCTCGCGGCCGGGATGGCCACCTTCTTCCTCCGCAGCGACAAGCTCTTGGGAGTCGATTTCGTGGGCGGAGACTCCCTGACCGTCAGCTATCAGCAGGCGGCATCCATCCAGGAGGTTCGAGCGGCGCTGGCGGAGGCGGGGATCCATCCAAGCATGGTGCAATATGCGCGCGAGTACCGGCAGCTCTCCTTGCAGACCCGCTATGGCGAGGGGGAACGCGCCCTGCAGATCCTGCAGAACAAGCTCCCGACCGCCCGATTCGCCAATGCCAGGCTAGACAGTGTCGGCCCCGTTGTGGGGGAGGAGCTCAAAGGGCGTGCCCTTTTGGCTCTCTCCCTGGGCCTGGTAGCTATCCTTCTCTATGTCACGATCCGTTATGAGTGGTCCTTCGCCGCTGCGGCCGCACTCGGACAGCTCCACGACGTCTTCCTGGCTGTAGGATTCATGGCGATCCTGGGTCAGGAATTTACAATGCCGCTGGTTGGCGCTTTCTTGACGATCCTTGGCTATTCGATCAATGAGAAGATCGTCATTTCCGACCGGGTCCGGGAGGCGGCCCGCCTGCGCCAGGCGGGCACCTTTGCGGAGCACGTCAACAGCGGGGTCAATTTGACCCTGGCTCGTACGCTGATTACGGGCGGCACCGTTCTTCTGGCGACTCTTTCCATGCTGATGCTCGGCGGCCCGGTGATCTCCCCCTTTGCTCTGGCGATCCTCATCGGTGTATTGGGCGGCATGTTTTCCTCCCACTTTTTGACACCTGGTCTCATGTACTGGCTTCACGAGCTTCGAGGGAAGGGCCCCCATCCGTTGGGGCGCCCCGCCGCGCAGAGCGCGTGA
- the tgt gene encoding tRNA guanosine(34) transglycosylase Tgt: MKFCLIGSAPGCPARVGELSTGHGLVRTPAFMPVGTRGTVKGVFPRDLLDLGAQVILCNTYHLLLRPGLEVLRDLGGLHRFLGWPGAILTDSGGYQVFSLSSLRHVDDQGVAFRSHLDGSALFLSPELAIEFQMIAGSDLVMSLDECPPWPASPSVLDQAVRRTVRWAARGKEAWERIRESHSGLPTPEAGLFGIVQGGGEAKLRSLCAEELGAIGFDGYAIGGVSVGEPPEEGLLTVAETVVHLDGKRPRYVMGVGEPWQMVEMVNLGVDLFDCVLPTRLARHGVAYSEAGRLSLRNSSFRLDQEPLSRECGCYTCRHFHRAYLRHLLKSEEILGVMLLTLHNLYFYLCLMREIRAALEAGRWEAFLAEQRKRRQEYNEGS; encoded by the coding sequence ATGAAGTTTTGCCTGATTGGGTCCGCTCCTGGCTGCCCGGCGCGGGTTGGCGAGCTGAGCACGGGCCATGGCTTGGTTCGTACCCCGGCGTTCATGCCCGTGGGTACGCGCGGGACGGTCAAGGGCGTCTTTCCGCGCGATCTTCTCGACCTGGGAGCTCAGGTTATCCTCTGCAATACCTACCATCTTCTGCTCCGGCCCGGCCTTGAGGTGCTGCGCGACCTGGGAGGGTTGCACCGGTTCCTGGGCTGGCCCGGAGCCATCCTGACGGACAGCGGGGGGTACCAGGTCTTCAGCCTCTCCTCCCTTCGCCATGTCGATGACCAGGGCGTGGCGTTTCGCTCCCACTTGGACGGGAGCGCCCTGTTTCTCTCGCCCGAGCTGGCGATCGAATTCCAGATGATCGCGGGGAGCGATCTGGTCATGAGCCTGGACGAATGCCCACCCTGGCCGGCTTCTCCCAGCGTCCTCGATCAGGCGGTCCGACGGACGGTTCGTTGGGCGGCAAGAGGAAAAGAAGCGTGGGAGCGCATCCGGGAATCCCATTCCGGGCTCCCCACGCCGGAAGCGGGCCTTTTCGGCATCGTCCAAGGAGGAGGCGAGGCCAAGCTCCGGTCGCTCTGTGCCGAGGAGCTGGGAGCGATCGGCTTCGATGGGTATGCGATCGGGGGGGTCAGCGTGGGGGAGCCTCCCGAGGAGGGCCTGCTCACAGTTGCGGAGACGGTCGTTCATCTCGACGGGAAGCGCCCCCGCTATGTCATGGGGGTGGGAGAGCCATGGCAGATGGTCGAGATGGTCAACTTGGGTGTCGATCTCTTCGACTGCGTCCTGCCGACCCGATTAGCCAGGCACGGGGTTGCCTATTCCGAAGCGGGCCGCCTTTCTCTCCGGAACTCCTCGTTCCGCCTCGATCAGGAACCGCTCTCCCGCGAATGCGGCTGCTATACGTGCCGCCATTTCCACCGCGCCTATTTGCGCCATCTATTGAAATCGGAGGAAATTCTTGGCGTTATGCTCCTCACGCTGCATAACCTGTATTTCTACCTTTGCCTAATGAGGGAGATACGAGCGGCGCTGGAGGCAGGACGCTGGGAGGCGTTCCTGGCGGAGCAGAGAAAGCGTCGCCAGGAATATAACGAAGGGTCATAA
- the mqnC gene encoding cyclic dehypoxanthinyl futalosine synthase, with amino-acid sequence MDLINRNDVEERAGAKVLAGERISPEEARELYFLPLSELGLLADARRRWKKKDAYEGAGERIVTYIVDRNINYTNVCNVGCKFCAFYRRRQDPDHYVLSPEQIGKKVAELEAIGGTQILLQGGHHPDLGIDYYLDLLHYLKEKHPGINIHGFSPPEFVHFSRTFEMPLEEVLRRFRDAGLGSVPGGGAEILVDQVRKRIAALKCTANEWLEVMRTAHRLGLRSSSTMMFGHVETLEDRIEHLRRLRELQDETGGFTAFICWTFQPDHTALSAKKRGPSEYLRMQALARIFLDNVDNVQSSWVTQGPEIGQVALRFGANDFGSVMMEENVVSAAGTTFRMTAEEIESFIRNGGFEPRRRNNWYELL; translated from the coding sequence GTGGATTTGATCAACCGAAACGATGTCGAGGAAAGAGCGGGGGCGAAAGTTTTGGCCGGGGAGAGGATTTCTCCGGAAGAGGCGCGGGAGCTCTATTTCCTTCCGTTGTCGGAGCTGGGACTCCTGGCCGACGCCCGCCGCCGGTGGAAGAAGAAAGATGCGTACGAAGGGGCCGGGGAGAGGATCGTCACCTACATCGTCGATCGCAATATCAACTACACCAACGTCTGCAACGTTGGCTGCAAGTTCTGTGCCTTCTACCGGCGAAGACAGGATCCGGACCATTACGTCCTGAGCCCCGAGCAGATCGGCAAGAAGGTCGCCGAGCTCGAGGCGATCGGCGGGACGCAGATCCTTCTCCAGGGTGGACACCATCCGGACCTGGGAATCGATTACTACCTGGATCTTCTCCACTATCTGAAGGAGAAGCATCCGGGCATCAACATCCACGGCTTTTCCCCTCCGGAGTTCGTCCACTTTTCCCGAACGTTCGAGATGCCGCTCGAAGAGGTGCTACGCCGCTTCCGGGACGCCGGCCTGGGCTCGGTGCCCGGTGGAGGTGCGGAAATCCTGGTCGACCAAGTGCGCAAGCGCATCGCAGCGCTCAAATGCACGGCCAATGAGTGGCTCGAGGTGATGCGGACCGCTCACCGGCTGGGGCTGCGATCGAGCTCGACGATGATGTTCGGGCATGTCGAGACGCTCGAGGATCGGATCGAGCACCTTCGGCGCCTCCGCGAGCTTCAGGATGAGACGGGCGGATTCACCGCGTTCATCTGCTGGACCTTCCAGCCCGACCACACGGCCCTGAGCGCCAAGAAGCGCGGCCCCTCCGAATACCTGCGGATGCAGGCCCTCGCACGGATCTTCCTCGACAACGTCGACAACGTCCAGTCTTCGTGGGTGACTCAGGGGCCAGAGATCGGACAGGTGGCTCTCCGCTTCGGAGCCAACGACTTCGGAAGCGTGATGATGGAGGAGAACGTCGTCTCTGCGGCGGGCACGACCTTCCGCATGACGGCCGAGGAGATCGAAAGCTTCATCCGTAACGGGGGATTTGAGCCGAGACGTCGGAACAACTGGTACGAGCTCTTGTGA
- the yajC gene encoding preprotein translocase subunit YajC: MELFWIAAAQPSAAGGSAAGQPAEMPAFSSLITLALIFGVFYFLLIRPQQKARKEQERLIAGVKTGDRVVTSGGMLGTVTNVKDKTVLIRVAENVKVEVLKTSLTSVTKAEAEEK; encoded by the coding sequence ATGGAGCTTTTCTGGATCGCCGCAGCACAACCGTCAGCCGCAGGAGGGTCGGCCGCCGGGCAGCCGGCGGAGATGCCGGCCTTTTCATCGCTGATCACGCTGGCACTCATCTTCGGGGTTTTCTACTTCCTTTTGATCCGGCCGCAGCAGAAGGCGCGGAAAGAGCAGGAACGCCTCATCGCCGGCGTCAAGACCGGTGATCGGGTAGTGACCAGCGGCGGGATGCTGGGAACGGTCACCAACGTCAAGGACAAGACCGTGCTCATCCGGGTAGCAGAGAATGTGAAGGTCGAAGTGCTCAAGACGAGCCTCACTTCGGTCACGAAGGCAGAAGCGGAAGAAAAGTAG
- a CDS encoding menaquinone biosynthesis protein, with product MSPFRIGCAPYLNAKPLIYGLEELVSFFPPAELPDRLRTGEIDVGLSPLGASLSGEFALVDGVGIVADGPVRSVILVHEGSLRGVRTVALDPDTRSSFLLLRVLLENFLGFHPIYLPFTERADARLLIGDRALAFRKENPRAALLDLGQGWHEQTGLPFVFAAWAVRREGGEAKKLAPLLREAKRRGLAARASIAKDENELEYLTRYIRYEVGEQEREGLCRFARELRILGEKVVDGRELLWI from the coding sequence ATGAGTCCTTTTCGCATCGGGTGCGCCCCCTATCTCAACGCGAAGCCCCTCATCTACGGGTTGGAGGAGCTCGTGTCATTCTTCCCGCCCGCCGAGCTGCCCGACCGGCTCCGGACGGGCGAGATCGACGTGGGGCTGTCGCCCTTGGGCGCCTCTCTTTCGGGGGAATTTGCGCTGGTTGACGGCGTGGGGATCGTGGCCGACGGTCCGGTCAGAAGCGTGATCCTGGTCCATGAGGGCTCCCTGCGCGGCGTGCGGACAGTCGCCCTCGATCCGGACACGCGATCGTCCTTTCTCCTGCTGCGGGTGCTGCTGGAGAATTTTCTTGGCTTTCATCCGATCTACCTCCCTTTTACGGAGCGAGCCGATGCTCGGCTCCTGATCGGGGATCGGGCGCTCGCGTTTCGGAAGGAAAACCCAAGGGCCGCGCTGCTCGACCTGGGGCAAGGATGGCATGAGCAGACGGGGCTCCCCTTCGTCTTCGCCGCCTGGGCGGTCCGGCGCGAGGGAGGGGAAGCCAAAAAGCTCGCTCCGCTCCTGCGCGAAGCGAAGCGGCGTGGCCTTGCCGCGCGGGCTTCGATTGCGAAAGACGAGAACGAGCTCGAGTATTTGACTCGCTACATCCGGTACGAAGTGGGGGAGCAGGAACGGGAGGGCCTCTGCCGCTTTGCCCGGGAGCTGCGGATCCTCGGAGAGAAGGTAGTCGATGGGAGGGAGCTACTGTGGATTTGA
- a CDS encoding glycoside hydrolase family 57 protein — MNLVLLWHMHQPDYVDRQSGKARMPWVRLHAVHSYLDMIEMVDRFPSLKVAFNFTPVLLEQLLELGAGKVIDDCEAWSRIRAEDLTQGEKEKILEHFFRANFDTLIRPLPRYWELLHRRGRIVHFGNLAELTTLFSAQDYRDLQVLYNLAWCGFAAYRTYPLLRELRAQGRDFTDEQKDQLLDLHREIVRTVLSRYRAAVDRGQVEITTSPYCHPILPLLLDTNLARRSMPHVNLPPQFSAPEDVRSQLALAQEKMREVFGAPARGIWPSEGSVAPELIPFFREAGFDYFFTDEAILFRSLEIDPRWRGKGVDHMVLFQGWAVRWGGATVSALFRERPLSDFIGFRASQNPPDQASNYLLHHFEHICDVAASPEAALLIALDGENAWEAFPDGGERFLSNLYQGLTTHSRLHTARPADYFDRFSPKVELGALHTGSWINADFDIWIGDAEENRAWEWLGRTRQFLRRLGEDRALPPEPLTTAMRSLYSAEGSDWFWWYGPDFSTDSDLLFDEIFRTHLRNVYHALGFSPPPYLDLPICAPAAPTPYATPRLYIHPQLTGRLENFFDWVGAGSLDVLAQQSTMFQSNRLGQKLYFGFDEEHFYLRLDLAGSPEEVEVEFLAPQIRRVTASLRSSGSWLVRTELSDDAVLFDPVDERGAAAWEDFFVLMVPVASLGWKANDSVSFFVRLLREGLVLERYPERGTIDFLFPSKDFEARQWFV; from the coding sequence GTGAATCTCGTTCTCCTCTGGCACATGCATCAGCCGGATTATGTCGACCGGCAGAGCGGCAAGGCGCGCATGCCCTGGGTCCGGCTGCACGCGGTCCATAGCTACCTCGACATGATCGAGATGGTCGACCGCTTTCCCAGCCTCAAGGTCGCCTTCAACTTCACCCCGGTTCTGCTCGAGCAGCTCCTGGAGCTGGGCGCAGGCAAGGTCATCGACGACTGCGAGGCCTGGAGCCGCATCCGGGCGGAGGATCTCACGCAAGGGGAGAAGGAGAAGATCCTCGAGCATTTCTTCCGCGCTAACTTCGATACGCTCATCCGTCCGTTGCCCCGCTACTGGGAGCTGCTCCACCGGCGCGGCCGAATCGTCCATTTTGGCAACCTGGCGGAGCTGACGACCCTCTTCTCCGCCCAGGACTATCGCGACCTGCAGGTGCTCTACAATCTGGCCTGGTGTGGCTTTGCGGCTTACCGGACCTACCCCTTGCTCCGGGAGCTGCGCGCACAGGGACGGGATTTCACCGACGAGCAAAAAGACCAACTGCTCGATCTCCACCGGGAGATCGTCCGCACGGTGCTCTCCCGCTACCGAGCGGCCGTCGACCGAGGCCAGGTCGAGATCACGACCTCTCCGTATTGCCATCCGATCCTGCCGCTTCTCTTGGACACCAACCTCGCCCGTCGATCGATGCCTCACGTCAACCTTCCGCCCCAATTTTCCGCTCCGGAAGATGTGCGGAGCCAGCTGGCTCTCGCCCAGGAGAAGATGCGGGAGGTTTTCGGAGCGCCGGCGCGAGGCATCTGGCCCTCGGAGGGATCCGTGGCTCCCGAGCTCATTCCCTTCTTTCGCGAAGCGGGATTCGACTACTTCTTCACCGACGAGGCGATTCTCTTCCGCAGCCTGGAGATCGATCCACGCTGGCGGGGAAAGGGAGTCGACCACATGGTCCTTTTCCAAGGCTGGGCGGTGAGATGGGGTGGAGCCACGGTTTCGGCGCTGTTTCGCGAGAGGCCGCTTTCGGATTTCATCGGCTTTCGCGCTTCGCAGAATCCCCCCGACCAGGCGTCCAACTATCTCCTCCACCACTTCGAGCACATTTGCGACGTGGCGGCTTCGCCGGAGGCGGCGCTCCTGATCGCCCTGGACGGCGAGAACGCCTGGGAGGCGTTTCCGGACGGCGGAGAGCGCTTTCTCTCGAACCTCTATCAGGGGCTCACGACCCACAGCCGCCTCCACACCGCCCGTCCGGCGGACTACTTCGACCGTTTTTCTCCGAAAGTGGAGCTCGGAGCGCTCCACACCGGCTCGTGGATCAATGCCGATTTCGACATTTGGATCGGCGACGCCGAGGAGAATCGCGCCTGGGAGTGGCTCGGACGAACCCGCCAGTTCCTACGGCGTCTCGGAGAAGACCGTGCACTTCCCCCGGAGCCGCTCACCACGGCGATGCGATCGCTCTACTCGGCCGAAGGGAGCGACTGGTTCTGGTGGTACGGACCCGACTTCTCCACCGACTCCGATCTTCTTTTCGACGAGATCTTCCGCACGCACCTACGCAATGTCTACCATGCTCTGGGCTTTTCTCCCCCTCCCTACCTTGACCTTCCGATTTGTGCGCCGGCCGCTCCCACGCCCTATGCGACTCCACGGCTCTACATCCATCCTCAGCTGACCGGTCGATTGGAGAACTTCTTTGACTGGGTGGGCGCGGGAAGCCTGGATGTACTGGCGCAACAGAGTACCATGTTCCAATCGAATCGGTTGGGCCAGAAACTCTACTTCGGCTTCGACGAGGAGCACTTTTACCTAAGGCTCGATCTCGCGGGCTCCCCGGAGGAGGTCGAAGTGGAGTTCCTGGCACCCCAAATCCGCCGAGTGACGGCATCCCTTCGGTCGTCCGGCTCCTGGCTGGTCCGCACCGAGCTCTCCGATGACGCCGTCCTCTTCGACCCCGTTGACGAGCGGGGCGCGGCCGCATGGGAGGATTTTTTCGTCCTCATGGTGCCGGTGGCCTCCCTCGGATGGAAAGCGAACGATTCGGTCAGCTTTTTCGTTCGCCTCTTGCGCGAAGGGCTCGTTTTGGAACGTTACCCGGAGCGGGGAACCATTGATTTCCTTTTTCCGTCCAAGGACTTCGAAGCCCGACAATGGTTCGTCTAG